In Channa argus isolate prfri chromosome 23, Channa argus male v1.0, whole genome shotgun sequence, the following are encoded in one genomic region:
- the spp2 gene encoding secreted phosphoprotein 24 → MKNQVTLVLVKMKLYILLWSLLQFLGCSGNPLYNPGLRSVANRGLEAALAEVNSVYAVSNLYKVTQASVKKVVPLTMNTADLLLVFTIKETECEKASMSELQTCAFRPGFFVPSFWCSSRVRISATSTQVVTLSCGHDGSSSSESSEELFSRGRHHLVIPFGHRDPDPSEPTPPPPVKPGRLIHSQTPEVQPRGDTFSNFLV, encoded by the exons ATGAAGAACCAAGTTACTTTGGTGCTTGTCAAGATGAAGCTATACATACTTCTCTGGAGCCTGCTGCAGTTTCTGGGATGCTCAG GCAATCCTCTGTACAACCCTGGGCTGAGGTCTGTAGCAAACAGGGGTCTTGAGGCTGCTTTGGCAGAGGTCAATTCTGTGTATGCTGTCAGCAATCTTTACAAAGTGACTCAAGCTTCTGTGAAAAAG GTCGTTCCACTGACAATGAATACTGCTGACCTGCTATTGGTATTTACCATTAAAGAGACAGAATGTGAAAAGGCATCCATGAGTGAGCTGCAGACATGTGCCTTCAGACCTGGCTTCTTTGTG CCCTCTTTCTGGTGCTCTAGTCGGGTGAGAATATCTGCCACCTCAACCCAGGTGGTCACACTCAGTTGCGGCCATGATGGCAGCTCCAGCTCAGAGTCTAGTGAAGAG CTATTTTCCAGAGGGAGACACCATTTGGTTATTCCATTTGGACACAGAG ACCCAGATCCTTCTGAACCAACTCCCCCTCCACCTGTCAAGCCAGGTCGCTTGATCCACAGCCAGACACCGGAAGTTCAGCCCAGAGGAGACACTTTCAGCAACTTCTTGGTGTGA
- the alg11 gene encoding GDP-Man:Man(3)GlcNAc(2)-PP-Dol alpha-1,2-mannosyltransferase: protein MSGHDQLVHCLCELTRLLWKLLLPLLFLCVLLIAVLVLLVLAVRFWFQSNRNSRWARDGRPAVAFFHPYCNAGGGGERVLWCSLRALQNRYADINYVVYTGDLGVTGQQILEGARRRFNIVLPRPVQFVFLRHRLLVEPGLFPHFTLLGQSVGSIFLGWEALTEFVPDLYIDSMGYAFTLPLFRYLGGCSVGTYVHYPTISTDMLSVVRDRNPRFNNPDYISNSLFLSAFKMVYYCMFALLYGMAGSCSDLIMVNSSWTLDHILSLWRAPNRTTVVYPPCDISAFLDIPLEEDRDKKIHSIISIGQFRPEKDHRLQIRAFKRVLDRKRDCMGGKETLKLVLIGGCRNQEDEDRVLMLRGLCQELGLADRVEFKLNIPFEELKRELGEATIGLHTMWNEHFGIGVVECMAAGKVILAHKSGGPKLDIVVPFEGGQTGFLADDEYSYAEAIERILALPPTSRLQIRRNARQSVARFSDEEFEACFLAAMEPLMGTLER, encoded by the exons ATGTCGGGCCATGACCAGCTGGTCCACTGTTTGTGTGAATTAACAAG GTTGCTGTGGAAGTTGCTGCTGCCcctgttgtttctgtgtgtgctgctgatTGCTGTCCTGGTCTTGCTGGTGCTAGCTGTGCGTTTCTGGTTTCAAAGCAATAGAAACAGTCGTTGGGCAAGAGACGGCCGCCCAGCGGTAGCCTTCTTCCACCCGTACTGTAATGCCGGTGGTGGGGGAGAGAGGGTGCTGTGGTGTTCTCTCAGGGCATTGCAGAACAG GTATGCAGACATCAATTATGTGGTGTACACTGGGGACCTGGGTGTAACAGGCCAGCAGATTTTGGAAGGAGCACGACGCCGTTTCAACATCGTGCTCCCCCGGccagttcagtttgtgttcttgAGACACCGACTTCTTGTGGAGCCCGGCCTGTTTCCTCACTTTACTCTGCTAGGACAGAGCGTGGGCTCTATCTTCCTGGGATGGGAAGCGCTAACGGAGTTTGTCCCAGATCTTTACATTGATTCCATGGGTTACGCCTTCACTTTGCCCCTGTTCCGCTACCTGGGAGGCTGCAGCGTAGGGACTTATGTTCACTACCCCACCATCAGCACTGACATGCTGTCTGTAGTGAGAGACCGTAACCCCAG GTTCAACAACCCAGACTACATCTCCAACAGTCTGTTCCTGAGTGCCTTTAAGATGGTCTACTATTGCATGTTTGCCCTTCTCTATGGCATGGCTGGCTCCTGCAGTGACCTTATTATGGTCAACTCCTCCTGGACCCTTGATCATATCCTGTCACTGTGGCGTGCCCCCAATCGCACCACTGTGGTCTACCCACCGTGTGACATCAGCGCCTTCTTAGACATCCCACTGGAAGAGGACAGGGACAAGAAGATCCACTCGATAATTTCTATTGGGCAGTTCAGGCCTGAGAAGGACCACCGGCTGCAGATCAGAGCTTTCAAGAGGGTGTTAGACCGCAAAAGGGACTGTATGGGTGGCAAAGAGACACTGAAGCTGGTTCTGATAGGTGGATGCAGAAACCAAGAAGATGAGGATAGGGTGCTCATGTTGAGGGGGCTGTGCCAGGAGTTGGGCTTAGCTGACAGGGTAGAGTTTAAACTGAACATACCCTTTGAGGAGCTGAAGAGAGAGTTGGGTGAAGCCACCATTGGACTCCATACCATGTGGAACGAACACTTTGGAATAG GAGTCGTGGAGTGCATGGCAGCAGGAAAGGTGATTCTGGCCCACAAGTCTGGTGGCCCCAAGTTGGACATTGTCGTACCTTTTGAAGGTGGTCAGACGGGCTTCCTGGCTGATGATGAGTACAGTTACGCAGAAGCGATAGAGAGGATCCTGGCTCTGCCACCTACCAGCCGGCTGCAGATTAGACGCAATGCCCGCCAGTCGGTGGCTCGCTTCTCAGATGAGGAGTTTGAAGCCTGCTTCCTCGCTGCCATGGAGCCGCTTATGGGAACACTTGAACGATGA
- the cpb2 gene encoding carboxypeptidase B2, with translation MRTLLILFVFIYFDKGRCTETGAQVLSITPKTQEQVDILKNVSTQYQTDLWQPVSSQFIKEETQVHLFVPANSSKTVKDLLQKFAITHEVLLPNANELIEMQMRNSSTDPRSSATFYERYQTLEDIYDWTNRTLQNNPSKVTVILIGSSYEKRPLYALKLSINNRPNKKAIWIDCGIHAREWISPAFCLWFVYYSLSFYGQNQDITNILNNMDVYVLPVMNPDGYHYTWTTNRMWRKNRSVSKTSPCIGVDLNRNFDANWCTEGASSEPCSEIYCGAFPESEPEAQAVANFLREHKDSVLLYLSIHSYSQMLLFPYSCTLEEAENHKELLEMAKEAAQSIRRHYRNPYKYGAGARTIYLAPGGSDDWAYILGIKYSFTFELQDRGRYGFLLPPSEISKACNEALIAVKTIALKVLEKTQAQIRSPQPF, from the exons ATGAGGActcttttgattttgtttgttttcatctatTTTGACAAGGGACGCTGCACAGAAACAGG TGCCCAGGTTCTATCAATCACCCCAAAAACACAGGAGCAGGTTGACATTTTGAAGAATGTATCCACTCAATATCAG ACAGACTTATGGcagccagtttcatctcagttCATCAAAGAAGAAACTCAAGTCCACTTGTTTGTCCCTGCTAATAGCTCGAAGACTGTCAAAGATCTTCTCCAGAAATTTGCTATAACGCATGA GGTTTTACTTCCAAACGCCAACGAGTTGATTGAAATGCAGATGAGGAACAGCTCCACAGACCCACGAAGCAGCGCAACTTTCTATGAAAGATATCAAACTCTGGAGGAT ATCTATGATTGGACAAACAGGACCTTACAGAACAACCCAAGCAAGGTCACAGTCATTCTCATTGGCTCCTCATATGAGAAACGACCACTATATGCTCTCAAG TTGTCTATAAATAACAGGCCAAATAAGAAAGCAATATGGATTGACTGTGGGATACATGCCAGAGAGTGGATTTCTCCTGCTTTCTGCTTATGGTTTGTATACTAT TCTTTGTCATTTTATGGGCAAAATCAAGACATTACCAACATACTGAACAACATGGATGTCTATGTCCTGCCTGTTATGAACCCTGATGGATACCACTACACATGGACGACA AACAGGATGTGGAGGAAGAATCGCTCAGTCAGTAAAACCAGCCCGTGCATTGGAGTTGACCTCAACAGAAACTTTGATGCCAATTGGTGCA CGGAGGGAGCATCTTCTGAGCCCTGCTCTGAGATCTACTGCGGTGCATTCCCCGAGTCAGAGCCAGAGGCACAGGCCGTCGCCAACTTCCTCCGGGAACACAAGGATTCAGTTCTGCTCTACCTCAGCATCCACTCCTACTCTCAGATGCTGCTCTTCCCATACTCCTGCACCTTAGAGGAGGCAGAAAACCACAAAGAGTTG cttgagATGGCCAAAGAAGCTGCCCAAAGTATCAGAAGACATTATAGAAACCCCTATAAATATGGTGCTGGAGCACGAACAATAT ACCTGGCTCCTGGTGGTTCTGACGACTGGGCATACATTCTTGGCATCAAATACTCCTTCACATTTGAGCTCCAGGACCGTGGGCGGTACGGCTTCCTCCTGCCACCATCTGAAATTTCCAAGGCTTGCAATGAAGCTCTGATTGCCGTGAAGACCATTGCTCTCAaagttttagagaaaacacaagcacaaataaGATCTCCTCAGCCTTTTTAA